Proteins encoded within one genomic window of Canis lupus familiaris isolate Mischka breed German Shepherd chromosome 12, alternate assembly UU_Cfam_GSD_1.0, whole genome shotgun sequence:
- the TDRD6 gene encoding tudor domain-containing protein 6 isoform X8, whose product MCSTPGLPTPGASLALRVSFVDVHPEVVPVQLWGLVGERREEYVRLSREIQEAAATRGPGALGGASAAPGELCLVQVGLLWHRCRVVSQHSLESRVFLLDEGRTVTAGAGSLAPGRSEFFHLPSEVLGCVLAGLVPAGGGGGGGGGEPQHWPSRAVDFLRRLQGKQVHGRVLDVLLLHRLVLVEVPALFQQMQELGLARQVPHSLFRSLLKRYLTAASAGLGCGAPVLSRAPPKQEQPGLDYFYPQLQLGVTEPVVVTQVCHPHRIHCQLRSLSQEIHRVSESMAQIYRGSTGTGDDNWTSATREESPDKPGSPCASCGLDGHWYRALLLETFRPQRCAQVLHVDYGRKELVSCSSLRYLLPEYFRMPVVTYPCALYGLWDGGRGWSRSQVGDLKALILGQAVNAKIEFFCSFEHVYYVTLYGEDGINLNCVFGVQSCCLADRFLQSQGVEEEGEEEEQETALQSPSPAQKAGEEISLPALQSVRLKINAFYDAQVEFVKNPSEFWVRLRKHKGTFSKLMRRMCSFYSSASKLDGVVLKPEPDDLCCVKWKENGYYRAMVSRLDDRSVDVFLVDRGSLENVGWYDVRMLLPQFRRLPVLALKCTLADIWPLGKTWSQEAVSFFKKTVLHKEIVIHVLDRQDNQYVIEILDESRTGEENISKVMAQAGYAKYQEFETKETISVSAPSPGHVSNHFISADNKISLAKKIEVKQKAKRDHKTAPVSEIVTDTAVITDTPTGLVVQDKEERLSVHSPPIQNFLDMKPGSSCKGELKVGSTVEVKVSYVENPGYFWCQLTKNIQGFKTLMCNIQDYCKSTATPYQGTTPACLAKRTVNGKWSRAVISGSQSAEHVKVMFVDYGDKDMVSVKSIYSISEEFLKVKAQAFRCSLYNLIQPTGQNPFVWDEKAIRAFSEFVDNAWEDNLELKCTIFALASVHDEELFNVVDLLTPFQSACHFLVEKQLARAVKLQKPLESSVQLHSYYYSTHDMKIGTEELVYVTHIDDPWTFYCQLGRNASILEQLSYNITQLSKVLLNLKTSPLIPGTLCLAKYTDGNWYRGIITEKEPNKVFFVDFGNIYVVTSDDLLPIPDDAYDVLLLPMQAVKCSLSDIPDSIPEEITTWFQETVLDKSLKALVVAKDPDGRLIIELYDDSIQINANINEKLGLLGYKGETRKKETEALLTVTETLEVKKENMRSSPKEYLSKSAENKLCSMEILGESYKSKVSSACKETKLLRSSTKTNLITQYQDSRENKGHQVCPLTTAKKGESFAEPPLKATKLEATLSERNIEDSFNKDLPLKFSEFPQKVIMPGFKTAVYVSHINDLSDFYVQLTEDEAEITHLSERLNDVRARPEYYSGPPLQREDVICAIFPEDNLWYRAVVREQQPNDLLSVQFIDYGNVSVVHASNVGKLDLINALLPGLCIHCSLRGLRVPEILKCKEMMQYFSQRTDEVQIRCEFVKFQDKWEVILADEHGIIAEDMISRYAFCEKSQVGLSDQIIKSTCSKSVKKTNIDTSLFLNWYKPKMKMIRAYATVIDGPEYFWCQFADTEKLQYLEVEVQTAGEQVTDWRSCVPCPHIGDPCIVRYREDGHYYRALITSICDDYLVSVRLVDFGNVEDCVDPKALWNIPSELLVVPMQAFPCCLSGFNISEGVCPQEGNDYFYEIVTEDVLEITILEIKRDVCNIPLAIVDLKSKGKSINEKMKKYSKIGVSDLPYEKKCPEIKGALGSLSPEVGLKKPSSKAGQEKTLSVEPQTDDERVEKDFNIIETKPSKFYNPDIDDIFEAFENPCKDNIGPEVLERKIECHLVDKAKFDDKYLMAGFNALLPQASETKEILELNSLEVPLYPDEESKEFLELESIELQHSLVGDEEKEELGLVPPIVPLPQGCDTEATLQPFPVQLPLSCESEKQPELELPTAQLCLDDKINPLSLRVGQKAQESTCAEDTGKSSCVECFEDQHRLSLHLHGKNHDPNLQIEMNIYKEEFTDYKNRDAISSLTLFSEEESRDGKNHDALQLHISAQPENTYTLKGFTVGSKCVVWSSLRNTWSKCEILEIAEEGTRVLNFSNGMEEIVKPENVWNGIPKLDKSPSEVSLSLSLCLFSRKRVWK is encoded by the exons ATGTGCTCCACGCCCGGGCTGCCCACGCCGGGGGCCTCGCTGGCCCTGCGGGTGTCGTTCGTGGACGTGCACCCCGAGGTGGTCCCGGTGCAGCTCTGGGGGCTGGTGGGCGAGCGGCGGGAGGAGTACGTGCGGCTGAGCCGGGAGATTCAGGAGGCGGCGGCCACGCGCGGCCCGGGGGCGCTGGGCGGCGCCTCGGCCGCGCCGGGCGAGCTGTGCCTGGTGCAGGTGGGGCTCCTGTGGCACCGCTGCCGCGTGGTGAGCCAGCACTCGCTGGAGAGCCGCGTCTTCCTGCTGGACGAGGGCCGCACCGTGACGGCGGGCGCGGGCTCGCTGGCGCCGGGGCGCAGTGAGTTCTTCCACCTGCCCTCCGAGGTGCTGGGCTGCGTGCTGGCCGGCCTGGTGCccgccggcgggggcgggggcgggggcgggggcgagccCCAGCACTGGCCGTCCAGGGCCGTGGACTTCCTCCGGAGGCTGCAGGGCAAGCAGGTGCACGGGCGGGTGCTGGACGTGCTGCTGCTCCATCGCCTGGTCCTTGTAGAAGTGCCCGCGCTGTTCCAGCAGATGCAGGAGCTCGGCCTGGCCCGGCAGGTGCCGCACAGCCTCTTCCGCTCGCTGCTCAAGCGCTACCTAACGGCGGCCTCTGCTGGCCTGGGCTGCGGGGCCCCCGTCCTGTCGCGAGCCCCTCCCAAGCAGGAGCAGCCCGGCCTGGATTACTTCTACCCGCAGCTGCAGCTGGGCGTCACGGAGCCCGTGGTGGTAACCCAGGTGTGCCACCCCCACCGCATCCACTGCCAGCTCCGGAGCCTCTCGCAGGAGATCCACCGCGTGTCCGAGAGCATGGCCCAGATATACCGGGGTTCCACGGGGACGGGGGATGACAACTGGACCAGTGCCACCCGGGAGGAGAGCCCAGACAAGCCTGGTTCTCCGTGTGCGTCCTGTGGGTTGGACGGACATTGGTACAGAGCGCTCTTGCTTGAGACTTTTCGGCCCCAGCGCTGTGCCCAGGTGCTCCATGTAGACTACGGAAGGAAGGAGCTGGTGAGTTGTAGCAGCCTCCGCTACTTGCTGCCTGAGTATTTTCGCATGCCCGTGGTGACCTACCCTTGTGCTTTGTATGGACTCTGGGACGGTGGGAGAGGCTGGTCTCGGTCACAGGTCGGTGACCTGAAGGCACTGATCCTGGGCCAGGCAGTGAACGCAAAGATTGAATTTTTCTGTTCCTTCGAGCATGTTTATTATGTCACCCTGTACGGAGAAGATGGGATCAACCTGAATTGTGTATTCGGAGTCCAGTCCTGTTGCTTGGCTGACCGATTTCTTCAGAGccagggagtggaggaggagggggaggaggaagaacaAGAAACGGCTCTTCAGTCGCCGTCGCCTGCGCAAAAAGCGGGTGAAGAGATTTCCCTCCCAGCCTTGCAATCAGTCAGGTTAAAGATAAACGCCTTCTATGACGCCCAGGTAGAGTTTGTTAAAAACCCTTCCGAGTTTTGGGTTAGGTTGAGGAAACACAAAGGCACCTTCAGCAAGTTGATGAGAAGAATGTGCAGTTTCTATTCCTCAGCCAGTAAGCTGGATGGGGTAGTTTTGAAACCCGAGCCCGACGACCTTTGCTGtgtcaaatggaaagaaaacgGCTATTATCGGGCTATGGTCTCCAGGTTAGATGACAGGAGTGTCGATGTGTTCCTAGTTGACCGTGGCAGTTTGGAAAATGTGGGTTGGTATGACGTGAGGATGCTGCTTCCTCAGTTTAGGCGACTACCCGTATTGGCTCTAAAGTGCACACTGGCAGATATTTGGCCTTTGGGGAAAACTTGGAGCCAGGAggcagtttccttttttaaaaagactgtgcTCCACAAAGAAATAGTTATCCATGTCCTTGACAGGCAGGATAATCAATATGTTATTGAGATTCTTGATGAATCAAGAACAGGGGAAGAAAACATTAGTAAGGTAATGGCCCAAGCTGGGTATGCCAAGTATCAGGAATTTGAAACAAAGGAAACCATTTCCGTAAGTGCCCCTTCTCCAGGGCATGTTTCAAACCATTTTATCTCTGCGGATAACAAAATATCTCTGGCCAAGAAGATAGAAGTAAAACAGAAAGCCAAGAGAGACCATAAAACTGCACCTGTTTCAGAAATTGTGACTGATACGGCAGTCATCACAGATACTCCAACGGGACTCGTTGTGCAGgataaagaggaaagactatctgtTCATTCTCCTCCTATACAGAATTTCTTGGACATGAAGCCAGGCTCCTCCTGTAAAGGAGAGCTGAAAGTTGGAAGTACCGTAGAAGTCAAAGTGTCTTATGTCGAAAACCCTGGCTACTTCTGGTGCCAACTGACCAAGAACATTCAAGGCTTTAAAACTCTGATGTGCAACATCCAGGACTACTGCAAGAGTACAGCTACTCCTTACCAGGGGACCACCCCCGCTTGTTTGGCAAAACGAACAGTAAATGGAAAATGGTCGAGAGCCGTGATTAGCGGGTCACAATCTGCTGAGCATGTCAAAGTAATGTTTGTAGATTATGGAGACAAAGATATGGTATCTGTGAAGAGTATTTACTCAATTAGTGAAGAGTTTCTCAAGGTTAAGGCTCAGGCTTTTCGGTGTAGTCTTTATAATTTAATTCAGCCAACTGGTCAGAATCCTTTTGTGTGGGATGAAAAGGCCATACGAGCTTTTAGTGAATTTGTAGACAATGCATGGGAAGACAATCTCGAATTAAAGTGCACGATATTTGCTTTGGCTTCAGTACATGATGAAGAACTGTTTAATGTTGTGGATTTGCTAACACCCTTTCAGAGTGCATGCCATTTTTTGGTAGAAAAGCAACTTGCAAGAGCAGTTAAACTTCAGAAGCCTCTGGAGTCCTCTGTTCAGCTACATTCTTACTACTATTCCACACATGATATGAAAATTGGAACTGAAGAATTGGTGTATGTAACACATATTGATGACCCTTGGACATTTTATTGCCAGCTGGGAAGAAATGCAAGTATTTTAGAACAGTTGTCCTATAATATCACACAATTAAGTAAAGTTTTGCTGAATTTAAAAACATCTCCCTTGATCCCTGGAACCTTGTGCCTTGCCAAGTATACTGATGGAAACTGGTATAGGGGgataataacagaaaaagaaccaaataaagtcttttttgttgattttggaaACATTTATGTGGTAACAAGCGATGATCTGCTTCCAATACCTGATGATGCATATGATGTCTTACTTTTGCCCATGCAAGCTGTTAAATGTTCATTGTCTGATATTCCTGATAGTATACCAGAAGAAATTACAACATGGTTTCAAGAGACTGTTTTAGATAAGTCATTGAAGGCTCTGGTTGTAGCAAAAGATCCAGATGGAAGACTAATTATAGAACTGTATGATGACAGTATTCAAATTAATGCTAATATTAATGAGAAGTTAGGACTACTTGGCTACAAAGgtgagacaagaaaaaaagaaactgaagcactCCTCACTGTCACTGAAACCCTTgaggtaaaaaaggaaaatatgagatcGTCACCTAAAGAGTATTTAAGTAAATCAGCAGAGAACAAATTGTGCAGTATGGAGATCTTGGGAGAATCCTACAAATCTAAGGTCAGCTCAGCATGTAAGGAAACCAAGCTTTTACGAAGTTCCACCAAGACAAACTTAATCACTCAATATCAGGACTCTAGGGAAAATAAGGGTCATCAAGTGTGTCCACTAACAacagcaaagaaaggagaaagcttTGCTGAGCCACCTTTGAAAGCCACAAAACTAGAAGCCACTCTTTCAGAGAGAAACATAGAAGATTCATTTAACAAGGATTTGCCTCTAAAATTTTCAGAGTTCCCTCAGAAAGTTATAATGCCTGGCTTTAAAACAGCTGTGTATGTTTCTCATATAAATGACCTTTCAGACTTCTATGTTCAACTAACAGAAGATGAGGCTGAAATCACTCATCtttcagagagattaaatgatgTTAGAGCAAGGCCAGAATATTATTCAGGTCCACCTTTGCAGAGAGAAGATGTAATATGTGCCATTTTTCCAGAAGACAATTTATGGTATCGTGCTGTGGTCAGAGAACAACAACCCAATGACCTTCTCTCTGTGCAATTTATAGATTATGGCAATGTTTCTGTGGTTCATGCTAGTAACGTAGGTAAACTTGACCTTATTAATGCACTGTTACCAGGATTGTGCATTCACTGCTCCTTGAGGGGACTTCGGGTacctgagattttaaaatgtaaggaaatgaTGCAGTACTTTTCCCAGAGGACAGATGAGGTTCAGATAAGATGTGAATTTGTGAAATTTCAAGACAAATGGGAAGTTATTCTTGCTGATGAACATGGGATCATAGCAGAAGATATGATTAGCAGATATGCTTTCTGTGAAAAATCTCAAGTGGGACTTTCTgatcaaataattaaaagtacCTGTTCAAAGTCTGTCAAAAAAACCAACATTGATACTTCACTCTTTCTTAACTGGTATAAGCCAAAGATGAAGATGATAAGAGCTTATGCCACTGTGATAGATGGGCCTGAATATTTTTGGTGTCAGTTTGCCGATACTGAGAAACTTCAGTATTTAGAAGTAGAAGTACAAACTGCTGGAGAGCAGGTAACAGATTGGAGAAGTTGTGTCCCATGCCCTCATATTGGAGATCCTTGCATAGTGAGATATAGAGAAGATGGGCATTATTATCGGGCACTTATCACCAGTATTTGTGACGATTATCTCGTATCCGTCAGACTTGTAGACTTTGGAAACGTCGAAGACTGTGTGGACCCCAAAGCACTCTGGAACATCCCTTCTGAACTTTTGGTGGTTCCCATGCAAGCCTTTCCATGTTGCCTCTCAGGATTCAATATTTCAGAAGGTGTGTGCCCTCAAGAGGGAAATGACTACTTTTATGAAATAGTGACAGAAGATGTGTTGGAGATAACAATATTAGAGATCAAAAGGGATGTTTGTAACATCCCTTTAGCAATTGTTGACttgaaaagcaaaggcaaaagtattaatgagaaaatgaagaaatattctaAGATTGGTGTTAGTGATCTGCCCTATGAAAAGAAATGCCCAGAGATAAAGGGAGCCCTTGGCTCCCTCAGTCCTGAGGTTGGACTTAAGAAACCAAGTAGTAAAGCTGGACAAGAGAAAACTCTCTCTGTGGAACCACAGACAGATGATGAAAGAGTTGAAAAAGACTTCAACATTATTGAAACCAAACCAAGTAAATTCTATAACCCTGACATTGATGACATTTTTGAAGCTTTTGAAAACCCATGCAAAGATAATATTGGTCCTGAGgtactagaaagaaaaatagagtgcCATTTGGTTGACAAAGCAAAGTTTGATGATAAATACCTCATGGCAGGATTTAATGCGTTATTACCGCAGGCTAGTGAAACAAAGGAGATATTAGAACTAAACTCACTTGAGGTGCCCCTTTATCCTGATGAGGAATCAAAAGAGTTCCTGGAACTGGAATCCATTGAGTTGCAGCATTCTCTTGTCGgggatgaagagaaagaagagctagGCCTGGTGCCTCCAATTGTGCCGCTCCCCCAGGGCTGTGACACCGAAGCCACCCTGCAGCCATTCCCAGTGCAGCTTCCCCTCAGCTGTGAATCTGAGAAACAGCCAGAACTAGAATTACCCACAGCCCAGCTGTGTCTAGATGACAAAATAAACCCTTTGTCTCTAAGAGTTGGTCAGAAAGCCCAAGAATCCACGTGTGCTGAAGACACAGGAAAGTCAAGTTGTGTAGAATGTTTCGAGGACCAGCATAGGTTATCATTGCATCTACATGGAAAGAATCATGATCCCAACCTGCAGATTGAGATGAATATATACAAAGAAGAATTTACAGATTATAAAAACAGAGATGCCATTTCATCATTGACTCTGTTCTCTGAAGAAGAATCCAGAGATGGGAAGAACCATGATGCTTTACAACTTCATATCTCAG CTCAACCAGAGAACACCTACACTCTGAAAGGATTTACTGTTGGATCCAAATGTGTTGTGTGGTCAAGTCTAAGAAACACATGGTCCAAATGTGAGATTCTGGAAATTGCTGAAGAAGGCACAAGG GTTTTAAACTTTTCAAATGGTATGGAGGAGATAGTGAAGCCTGAGAATGTCTGGAATGGTATACCCAAATTGGATAAGAGTCCATCTGAG gtttctctctctctctctctctgtttgttttccagaaaaaggGTCTGGAAGTGA